Proteins encoded together in one Terriglobus saanensis SP1PR4 window:
- a CDS encoding VWA domain-containing protein encodes MDRDPVPSPDGDAVVQTAPPVPAAQSARTVERAAGGRYTLRAEVGEVRLNASVLENGRAVQTLTQDAFHVFEDGVPQTIASFRHEDLPVSLGILIDSSGSMYDKREAVGKASLDFVRLSNPKDEAFLVDFSDEAFIDQDFTSDVKKLEDGLGYVKASGGTAIYDAVVASADYLAKNAKLPKQVLLIVTDGDDNASGSTLEDAIRRVQELDGPVIYCVGLLFGPDSNKSESRHARRVLETLAAQTGGLAYFPRKLSEVDSIATEVAQDIRQQYTISYRSTKPAALGGYRQVHVDAKGKGFNRLEVRTRSGYYPKVGGAPAKGDGTPDPGLAPGSKHP; translated from the coding sequence GTGGATCGCGACCCGGTGCCATCGCCGGACGGCGACGCCGTGGTCCAGACCGCACCGCCAGTTCCTGCCGCGCAGAGTGCGCGTACGGTGGAGCGCGCCGCTGGAGGACGGTACACCCTGCGTGCCGAGGTGGGAGAAGTTCGTCTGAACGCCAGCGTGCTGGAGAATGGGCGGGCGGTGCAGACGCTGACCCAGGACGCCTTCCATGTCTTCGAAGATGGCGTTCCGCAGACGATTGCCAGCTTCCGGCATGAAGACCTTCCGGTGTCGCTGGGGATTTTGATCGACAGTTCGGGCTCGATGTATGACAAGCGCGAGGCCGTGGGCAAGGCTTCGCTGGATTTCGTCCGTCTGTCGAATCCTAAGGACGAGGCGTTTCTCGTGGACTTTTCCGATGAGGCGTTCATCGATCAGGACTTCACCAGTGATGTGAAGAAGCTGGAAGACGGCCTGGGCTATGTGAAGGCCAGTGGTGGGACGGCGATCTACGATGCAGTCGTCGCCAGCGCCGATTATCTGGCCAAAAACGCCAAGCTGCCGAAGCAGGTTCTGCTGATTGTTACGGACGGTGACGATAATGCGTCGGGATCGACGCTCGAAGATGCGATTCGCCGCGTGCAGGAGCTGGACGGGCCGGTGATCTACTGCGTCGGTCTGCTCTTCGGGCCGGATAGCAACAAGAGCGAGAGCCGCCATGCGCGTCGCGTCCTGGAGACGCTGGCTGCGCAGACGGGTGGTCTCGCGTACTTTCCACGCAAACTGAGCGAGGTGGACAGCATCGCCACCGAGGTGGCGCAGGATATTCGGCAGCAGTACACGATCTCTTACCGTTCAACCAAGCCAGCTGCTCTGGGTGGATACCGGCAGGTGCATGTGGACGCGAAGGGCAAGGGATTTAATCGGCTTGAGGTTCGCACACGCAGCGGGTACTACCCGAAGGTTGGTGGCGCACCGGCCAAGGGCGACGGTACGCCCGATCCCGGTCTGGCTCCGGGTTCGAAGCATCCGTAA
- the tsaB gene encoding tRNA (adenosine(37)-N6)-threonylcarbamoyltransferase complex dimerization subunit type 1 TsaB: MRWMLAVDTCGAEGGVAVARDGEVVARRSLPGRETQERLMTAVQECLAEAGIRATELNFLAVMTGPGSFTGVRIGVAAVKGLAEGLGIPVVGVSRLNLMTRLAGEGAVAWLDAGRGDVYAGGSGLPEAMFSRAEAEAMGGRVVVGEEVLRGAGEWVGLPDISTLVRAAEESAARGEFSDVVLLDANYLRIPDAEIALRARS, translated from the coding sequence ATGCGATGGATGCTTGCGGTCGATACGTGTGGCGCCGAGGGCGGGGTGGCGGTTGCGCGCGATGGAGAAGTCGTGGCGCGCCGCAGTCTTCCCGGACGTGAGACGCAGGAGCGCCTGATGACGGCTGTCCAGGAGTGTCTGGCTGAGGCTGGTATTCGGGCGACGGAGCTGAATTTTCTAGCCGTGATGACGGGGCCGGGTTCGTTTACAGGGGTGCGCATCGGTGTGGCGGCGGTGAAGGGGCTTGCCGAAGGTCTGGGGATTCCGGTGGTGGGTGTTTCGCGTCTGAATTTGATGACGCGGCTTGCAGGAGAAGGGGCCGTGGCTTGGTTGGATGCCGGACGCGGCGATGTTTACGCTGGCGGCAGCGGTCTGCCCGAGGCGATGTTTTCTCGCGCGGAAGCCGAGGCGATGGGCGGACGTGTCGTGGTTGGGGAAGAGGTCTTGCGCGGTGCGGGAGAGTGGGTTGGTTTGCCGGATATCTCCACGCTGGTGCGGGCGGCTGAAGAGTCCGCCGCGAGGGGCGAGTTTTCCGATGTGGTGTTGCTGGATGCCAATTACCTCCGCATTCCGGACGCGGAGATTGCGTTGAGGGCAAGGTCTTGA
- a CDS encoding GNAT family N-acetyltransferase, whose product MRELATEAKEAPHWLEADYRALVEVGVSGVAEIEGVLAGFICGRVLLPGLEAELESIVVAKKYRRQGVGKALSDWLLHAIAAKEVRLEVRESNAAARSMYRAMGFEDVGLRRGYYSQPVEDAILMLRTDVSR is encoded by the coding sequence ATGCGGGAGCTTGCCACAGAAGCAAAAGAGGCGCCGCATTGGCTGGAGGCAGACTATCGCGCCCTCGTCGAGGTGGGCGTTTCGGGCGTGGCGGAGATCGAGGGTGTTCTCGCTGGTTTTATATGCGGCCGCGTCCTTCTGCCGGGACTTGAGGCGGAGCTGGAGAGCATCGTTGTGGCCAAGAAATATCGCAGGCAGGGTGTGGGAAAGGCGCTGAGCGATTGGCTCTTGCATGCGATTGCGGCCAAGGAGGTCCGGCTGGAGGTCCGCGAGTCCAATGCAGCGGCCCGGTCGATGTATCGTGCGATGGGATTTGAAGATGTCGGTTTGCGGCGCGGGTATTACTCACAGCCTGTGGAAGACGCAATTTTGATGCTACGGACGGACGTTAGCCGGTAG
- a CDS encoding phosphatidylserine decarboxylase: MVKDGYFYGLGFFAVAVALRVLTGSIGLAIVPVVLACFFLWFFRDPNRAIPSAPGQIVSPADGKIHEVAVIETAQGSRLKLSIFLNVFDVHVNRAPSEAIISEVTYRKGLFVNAMRQDSAVVNEQNMIVMDSGTHEIVIKQIAGLLARRIVCFVKVGDRVKRGERVGLIKFGSRVDILMPASAQLQVKKGDRVKGGATVLAVLPQAGA, encoded by the coding sequence ATGGTAAAAGACGGATATTTCTACGGCCTCGGATTTTTTGCGGTGGCGGTCGCTCTTCGGGTGCTGACCGGATCGATTGGACTTGCGATTGTGCCAGTAGTGCTGGCTTGCTTCTTCCTCTGGTTCTTTCGTGATCCGAACCGCGCGATCCCCTCAGCGCCGGGACAGATCGTCTCTCCCGCCGATGGCAAGATCCACGAGGTCGCTGTCATCGAGACGGCCCAGGGGAGCCGACTGAAGTTGAGCATCTTCCTCAACGTCTTCGATGTGCATGTAAACCGTGCGCCGAGCGAGGCGATCATCAGCGAGGTCACGTATCGCAAGGGCCTGTTTGTAAACGCCATGCGACAGGACTCTGCCGTGGTCAACGAACAGAACATGATTGTGATGGACAGCGGAACCCATGAGATTGTGATCAAACAGATCGCGGGTCTCTTGGCGCGACGGATCGTCTGTTTCGTGAAGGTTGGTGACCGTGTGAAGCGCGGAGAGCGTGTCGGCCTGATCAAGTTTGGATCGCGCGTGGATATTCTGATGCCCGCGTCCGCACAGTTGCAGGTCAAGAAGGGCGACCGTGTAAAAGGCGGAGCGACCGTTCTCGCCGTACTTCCGCAGGCTGGAGCTTGA
- the pssA gene encoding CDP-diacylglycerol--serine O-phosphatidyltransferase gives MANVVSTKPRPRRGMYVLPSLFTAGNIAAGFYAITQSLQGTASDYGYFDRAAIAIALAVPFDALDGRIARLTNTESDFGKELDSLADVITFGVAPAVLAYVWGFRMLPMAGNLVFRQKMIEIGVFVCFLFLICGACRLARFNVMVNPQPQNPGRPGRKYFVGMPIPAAAGVVVSVVHCFNGAPIDNPWISLVWLGLVLFAGFLMVSRWRFWSAKEIRVESRQPMRMLIVLVVLCVLLVKWSEYVLIIVALAYMVSGLWARLMYASQAKALRARRVVDNSAN, from the coding sequence GTGGCGAACGTCGTCAGCACGAAGCCACGGCCGCGCCGGGGGATGTATGTGCTTCCGAGCCTCTTTACCGCAGGCAATATCGCGGCAGGTTTCTACGCGATCACGCAGAGTCTGCAGGGGACTGCAAGCGATTACGGATACTTTGACCGCGCGGCCATTGCGATTGCGCTGGCCGTGCCGTTTGACGCGCTCGACGGGCGCATTGCGCGGCTGACGAATACGGAGAGCGACTTCGGCAAAGAGCTGGATTCGCTGGCCGATGTGATTACCTTTGGCGTTGCTCCTGCCGTGCTGGCGTACGTCTGGGGCTTCCGCATGCTGCCGATGGCGGGGAACCTGGTCTTCCGCCAGAAGATGATCGAGATTGGCGTCTTTGTCTGCTTTTTGTTCCTGATCTGCGGCGCGTGCCGTTTGGCGCGGTTCAACGTGATGGTGAATCCGCAGCCGCAAAATCCCGGCAGACCGGGGCGGAAGTATTTCGTCGGCATGCCGATTCCGGCGGCGGCGGGCGTGGTTGTGAGCGTGGTGCACTGCTTCAACGGAGCGCCGATCGACAATCCCTGGATTTCTTTGGTTTGGCTGGGGCTGGTTTTGTTTGCCGGGTTTTTGATGGTGAGCCGTTGGCGGTTCTGGAGCGCGAAGGAGATTCGCGTGGAGAGCCGACAGCCGATGCGTATGTTGATCGTGCTGGTGGTGCTGTGTGTGCTGCTGGTGAAATGGTCGGAGTATGTGCTGATCATTGTCGCCCTGGCGTACATGGTGAGCGGTCTGTGGGCGCGTTTGATGTACGCTTCGCAGGCCAAGGCTCTGCGTGCGCGGCGGGTCGTAGACAATTCCGCGAACTGA
- a CDS encoding Asd/ArgC dimerization domain-containing protein, giving the protein MAKKLERVGIAGASSLVGKELAEELQESVLAAATVILLDEGDAAGQLETVADEVTFVQKMEPAAFEGMDFVFFAGDPEATKRHWRDAGRWGASIVDTTYALEGEKGVLVRSPWVQDEATTKPDLKTPGVVSAHPVAVMLGLVAKQMQTGLKVHSLAATVMQPASEHGRAAMDELHQQTVNLLSFQPLPKDEYDAQVAFNLLPAFGEEAKVKLSTTAERVRKHYAAIGGDAFPKLALTVIQVPVFHGYAISVMVELQELASQEQVETALACDQIDLVMDDVDPPSNLSAAGQRDVLVRVTAEPAEAAVATRFWLWMTADNLKLTALNAIACAMELRKLRPVGSVQ; this is encoded by the coding sequence ATGGCAAAGAAGTTAGAGCGCGTAGGGATTGCGGGAGCGTCTTCGCTCGTGGGGAAAGAGCTTGCCGAAGAGTTGCAGGAGAGCGTGCTCGCTGCCGCCACTGTGATTCTTCTGGATGAAGGTGATGCTGCGGGACAGTTGGAGACGGTCGCCGACGAGGTGACGTTTGTGCAGAAGATGGAGCCAGCGGCGTTCGAGGGCATGGACTTTGTCTTCTTTGCCGGAGACCCCGAAGCGACGAAGCGGCATTGGCGCGATGCGGGTCGCTGGGGCGCAAGTATCGTGGACACGACCTATGCTCTTGAAGGGGAAAAGGGCGTGCTGGTGCGGTCTCCCTGGGTGCAGGACGAGGCCACAACCAAGCCGGACCTGAAGACGCCCGGTGTAGTGAGTGCGCATCCCGTGGCAGTGATGCTTGGTCTGGTGGCGAAGCAGATGCAGACTGGTTTGAAGGTACATTCTCTCGCTGCGACCGTCATGCAACCGGCGAGTGAGCACGGGCGCGCGGCGATGGATGAGTTGCATCAACAGACGGTGAACCTGTTGTCGTTCCAGCCGCTGCCTAAAGACGAGTACGATGCGCAGGTGGCATTCAACCTGCTCCCGGCATTCGGTGAAGAGGCTAAGGTGAAGCTCTCCACGACGGCGGAGCGTGTGCGGAAGCACTATGCTGCGATTGGCGGAGATGCTTTTCCAAAGCTGGCACTCACTGTGATTCAGGTACCGGTCTTTCATGGCTACGCGATCTCTGTCATGGTCGAGCTGCAGGAACTGGCTAGCCAGGAGCAGGTCGAAACTGCGCTGGCATGCGACCAGATCGATCTGGTGATGGATGACGTGGATCCGCCAAGCAATCTGAGCGCGGCAGGACAGCGCGATGTGTTGGTGCGAGTCACGGCGGAGCCCGCTGAAGCAGCAGTGGCTACGCGTTTTTGGCTCTGGATGACGGCGGACAATCTGAAGCTCACAGCGCTGAATGCGATTGCATGCGCGATGGAACTGCGGAAGCTGCGGCCTGTGGGATCCGTGCAGTAG
- a CDS encoding LolA family protein, with the protein MKKLLLALIACVTLSAHAANSPDLEKVLRQLDAASAKFQSTEADFKWDFYERVVRDTTSQTGELYILRKSGQLEMGAVVKAPGRKILSFHGSALDVYDDSIKQTKHLDAGKDRAQYESFLTLGFGGSGKDLERVWDITFQGYETIDNVQTAKLDLVAKDAATRNNFSHITIWVDPTRGISLKQILETPSHDTRTNIYTNIRYNQKVNTKPYNLPKQ; encoded by the coding sequence ATGAAAAAACTTCTGCTCGCCCTCATCGCATGTGTCACCCTCTCCGCCCACGCGGCGAACTCGCCTGACCTCGAAAAAGTCCTTCGTCAGCTCGATGCCGCCAGCGCAAAGTTCCAGTCCACCGAAGCCGACTTCAAGTGGGATTTTTACGAGCGCGTTGTACGGGATACGACTTCGCAGACAGGCGAGCTTTACATTCTGCGCAAGAGCGGTCAGTTGGAGATGGGAGCAGTGGTCAAAGCTCCTGGCCGCAAGATTCTCAGCTTCCACGGCAGTGCGCTCGACGTCTACGACGATTCCATCAAACAGACAAAGCATCTCGACGCGGGCAAAGATCGTGCGCAGTATGAAAGCTTCCTGACCCTCGGCTTCGGCGGCAGTGGCAAGGACCTGGAGCGCGTCTGGGACATCACCTTCCAGGGATACGAGACCATCGACAACGTGCAGACCGCGAAGCTTGATCTCGTCGCAAAGGATGCTGCCACCCGTAACAACTTCTCGCACATCACAATCTGGGTCGACCCCACACGCGGGATTTCTTTGAAGCAGATTCTAGAGACGCCTTCGCACGACACCCGTACGAATATCTACACGAACATCCGCTACAACCAGAAGGTCAACACCAAGCCCTATAACCTGCCGAAGCAGTAG